A stretch of DNA from Flavobacteriales bacterium:
GTGATTTCCACGTACCTCTGAGATGATCTCGGAGATCTCTTCTGGAGACTTCTTCGCTAGCTTGGCAAAGGTATCTACACCGGCCTCAGCGAGGGTAGATGCGATCTTAGGTCCGATGCCTTCGATCTTCTTGAGGTCGTCACCGCCTTTGCTCGCTTTGGCTTTAGGCTTTTCAGCTTTAGCAGCTGGAGCAGCTTCTTTCTTAGGCTCGGCCTTCTTCTCCTCTTTCTTAGGAGCAGCCGCTTTGGCACCTGTGGCGAGGATAGACTCGATACGGATGGAGGTCAGATACTGACGGTGTCCATTCTTCTTCTTGTAGCCTTTCCTTCTCTTCTTCTTGAAAACGATCACCTTGTCACCTTTGAGGTGCTCCATGATCTTAGCGGTCACTGCCGCTCCTTTGATAGCCGGGGCGCCAACAGTCACGGAACCATCGTTATCGATGAGGAGGACCTGGTCGAATTGGACCTTGTCACCTTC
This window harbors:
- the rplU gene encoding 50S ribosomal protein L21, with product MYAIVDIAGQQLKVQKDQQVFVNRLSGKEGDKVQFDQVLLIDNDGSVTVGAPAIKGAAVTAKIMEHLKGDKVIVFKKKRRKGYKKKNGHRQYLTSIRIESILATGAKAAAPKKEEKKAEPKKEAAPAAKAEKPKAKASKGGDDLKKIEGIGPKIASTLAEAGVDTFAKLAKKSPEEISEIISEVRGNHVTDTWPKQAEMAAEGKWDELKKWQDELDGGVA